Proteins found in one Streptococcus criceti HS-6 genomic segment:
- a CDS encoding replication-associated recombination protein A: MTQASLFEQVMEQTAPLASRMRPTDLDHFIGQKHLVGEGKFLRDMIERDTISSMIFWGPPGVGKTTLAEIIAKTTHSKFVTFSAVMNGIKEIRTIMNQAEENRKLGERTIVFIDEIHRFNKAQQDAFLPYVEKGSIILIGATTENPSFEVNSALLSRTRVFVLKQLTKEDLVDLLQQTLASPQAFPDLTVQASRDILEQIAIYANGDARSALNTLEMLIINSEAQDQTVILTQDFLEDLLGKKTLYYDKDGEEHYNIISALHKSMRNSDVDSAIYWLGRMIDGGEDPIYIARRLIRFASEDIGLADNNALNLAINVFQACRYIGLPECDVHLTQCVIYLSLAPKSNATYKARTAVQRDIKQTINEPVPLHLRNATTKLMKEVGYGKGYQLAHFYEDKLTTMPTRPDSIADHVYYQPTEEGNESKIKARLQYIKDWKAGHTTHFDPGE, from the coding sequence ATGACACAGGCATCGCTTTTTGAACAAGTTATGGAGCAAACTGCCCCTCTTGCCAGTCGCATGCGTCCCACTGATTTGGATCATTTTATTGGACAAAAGCACTTGGTAGGGGAGGGGAAGTTCCTGCGGGACATGATTGAGCGGGATACCATTTCCTCCATGATTTTCTGGGGACCACCCGGGGTCGGTAAGACAACCTTGGCTGAGATTATTGCGAAAACAACTCATTCTAAGTTTGTAACCTTTTCTGCGGTTATGAATGGAATTAAGGAAATCCGCACCATTATGAACCAAGCCGAAGAAAACCGGAAATTGGGGGAGCGGACCATTGTTTTTATCGATGAAATCCATCGCTTCAATAAAGCACAACAAGATGCCTTTTTACCTTATGTTGAAAAGGGCAGTATTATTCTCATTGGGGCCACAACCGAAAATCCTTCTTTTGAGGTGAATTCTGCTCTCTTATCACGGACTAGAGTTTTTGTCTTGAAACAATTAACCAAGGAAGATTTGGTTGATTTGTTACAGCAAACCTTAGCCAGTCCCCAAGCTTTTCCTGATTTAACTGTTCAAGCCTCAAGGGATATTTTAGAGCAAATTGCTATTTATGCCAATGGCGATGCCCGCTCGGCTCTCAATACCTTGGAAATGCTGATTATCAATAGTGAAGCCCAAGACCAGACGGTCATCTTAACGCAGGACTTTCTGGAAGATTTGCTGGGCAAAAAGACTCTCTACTATGACAAGGATGGTGAAGAGCACTATAATATTATCTCTGCTCTTCATAAATCCATGCGAAATAGTGATGTTGATTCAGCTATTTATTGGTTGGGACGGATGATTGATGGTGGAGAAGACCCCATCTATATTGCCAGACGTTTGATTCGATTTGCTAGTGAGGATATTGGCTTGGCGGACAACAATGCTCTGAATTTAGCCATCAATGTCTTTCAAGCCTGCCGCTATATCGGCTTGCCCGAATGTGATGTCCATCTAACCCAATGTGTGATTTATTTATCCTTAGCACCTAAGTCCAATGCAACTTATAAGGCGAGAACAGCTGTTCAAAGGGATATCAAACAAACCATCAATGAACCTGTTCCTTTGCACTTACGCAATGCGACAACCAAACTCATGAAAGAAGTTGGCTATGGCAAAGGGTATCAGTTGGCGCACTTTTATGAAGACAAACTCACCACTATGCCAACCCGACCAGATAGCATAGCGGACCATGTTTATTATCAGCCAACAGAAGAAGGCAATGAAAGCAAAATCAAAGCAAGACTACAGTATATAAAAGACTGGAAAGCCGGTCATACAACCCATTTTGACCCAGGAGAGTAG
- a CDS encoding carboxylesterase family protein has product MSKQNKKFPNVREWLGVPYARAERFKKPTLLPYDASQAYDQSGPAAMQTVSVNWLTTDKGLSEDCLNLSIWAPERVTEPLPVVVYTHGGGWTIGSNTQDTSDLSGLVSSGKVIGVAINYRLGALGWLSLSQYGGALKDATNLGLQDIVVALQWIQENIAQFGGDPKQVTLTGHSAGAYNSLALLGVKGTQGLFHRIVAFSGFPSRYVPRWFAEELADRTLKKLQLDNPEELLSVDAETLLNATMSCLDKDPIRLHALDNRNIGMVADWDLPNGVFARNPYEVIASGERSDIDILISSTTYEVGWYVLYGGKDLSIGGLDALVDELVEYFHVPRLQAEKIVQFHYQEGMPFDELRALIYTSFSFTLPATRSLLNHAKAGGRAYQLNIGPAQGALAVHGTEMYGIVGQEAPNASQEQKERDQFVSQTVLNMALGQFDQLWTPVTELVEVKDIGQRPFESNTYIPEILNLFEGVQRT; this is encoded by the coding sequence ATGTCTAAACAAAATAAAAAATTTCCAAATGTCAGAGAGTGGTTAGGAGTGCCTTATGCGCGTGCGGAGCGTTTCAAAAAGCCAACTCTTCTCCCTTATGATGCTTCACAGGCTTATGATCAAAGTGGTCCAGCAGCCATGCAAACGGTTAGCGTGAACTGGCTTACCACAGATAAAGGGCTTAGTGAAGACTGTCTGAATTTGAGTATCTGGGCACCGGAAAGGGTGACAGAACCCCTACCAGTTGTGGTCTACACTCATGGTGGTGGCTGGACCATTGGTTCCAATACCCAAGATACCTCTGATTTATCTGGTTTGGTTTCCAGCGGTAAAGTCATTGGAGTAGCCATCAACTATCGTTTAGGAGCTCTTGGTTGGCTTTCCCTTTCCCAATACGGTGGAGCTTTGAAAGATGCAACGAATTTAGGCTTGCAAGATATTGTCGTGGCCCTTCAATGGATCCAAGAAAATATTGCACAATTTGGTGGAGATCCCAAGCAAGTCACCTTAACTGGGCATAGTGCGGGTGCTTACAATTCTCTCGCTTTACTAGGTGTCAAAGGAACCCAGGGACTTTTCCATCGGATTGTCGCTTTTTCTGGTTTCCCATCTCGTTATGTTCCAAGATGGTTTGCGGAAGAATTAGCGGATAGGACACTGAAAAAATTGCAGCTAGATAACCCAGAAGAGTTATTGAGTGTTGATGCAGAAACCTTGCTTAATGCAACCATGAGCTGTCTTGATAAGGATCCCATTCGGCTACATGCTTTGGATAATCGCAATATTGGTATGGTGGCAGATTGGGATTTACCAAATGGCGTCTTCGCTAGGAATCCTTATGAAGTGATCGCTTCAGGTGAGCGCAGTGATATTGACATTTTGATTAGTTCAACCACCTACGAAGTTGGTTGGTATGTGCTTTATGGTGGAAAAGACCTTTCCATTGGTGGCCTAGACGCTTTGGTCGATGAATTGGTTGAGTACTTCCATGTTCCACGCTTGCAGGCGGAAAAGATTGTTCAGTTCCACTATCAGGAAGGTATGCCGTTTGATGAATTGCGCGCTCTCATTTATACGAGCTTCAGTTTTACTTTGCCAGCAACACGTAGTCTGTTAAACCATGCCAAGGCAGGAGGCCGTGCTTACCAATTAAATATTGGTCCAGCTCAAGGGGCTCTAGCTGTCCATGGAACAGAAATGTATGGAATCGTTGGGCAAGAAGCTCCCAATGCCAGTCAGGAACAAAAGGAACGCGATCAATTTGTTAGCCAAACTGTTCTCAATATGGCGTTAGGACAATTTGATCAATTATGGACACCTGTTACGGAGCTGGTAGAAGTCAAAGACATTGGTCAACGTCCTTTTGAGAGCAATACCTATATCCCTGAGATTTTAAATTTATTTGAGGGGGTTCAGAGAACCTAA
- a CDS encoding PolC-type DNA polymerase III codes for MVKQLKRPHKGQSLLLGLADYTVVDIETTGMSGAAAKIIEISAIQVRQHQPVAEFSMLINPHQKLTYFIKQLTGITDAMLDRAPEIEEVLAQFKDFLGQDVIVGHNVHFDVNFLYDNFLHYRKEYLTNDFVDTLRLSRKYLDLSRNRLDDLIDYYGFAKRDKHRALNDCLLTQQVYEVLAKQITK; via the coding sequence TTGGTAAAGCAACTGAAACGACCGCATAAGGGACAGAGTTTATTGCTTGGTCTAGCTGATTATACAGTAGTGGATATTGAGACAACGGGCATGTCTGGAGCTGCGGCAAAAATCATTGAAATTTCAGCTATCCAGGTTCGACAGCATCAGCCGGTCGCAGAATTTTCCATGCTCATTAATCCACATCAAAAATTGACCTATTTTATTAAGCAACTGACTGGTATTACCGATGCTATGCTTGATAGGGCACCTGAGATAGAGGAGGTCTTGGCACAGTTCAAAGATTTTCTCGGTCAGGATGTGATTGTTGGACACAATGTGCATTTTGATGTAAATTTTTTGTATGACAATTTTCTCCATTATCGCAAGGAGTATCTGACCAATGATTTTGTGGACACCTTGCGTTTATCTCGGAAATATCTTGATTTAAGCCGAAATCGTTTGGATGATTTGATTGATTATTATGGTTTTGCCAAACGAGACAAGCACCGCGCGCTTAATGATTGCTTGTTAACCCAACAGGTTTATGAAGTCTTGGCAAAGCAGATAACGAAATAA
- a CDS encoding PadR family transcriptional regulator, whose translation MIKLLVLAILNVKPMSGYDIKSLLEISDTQRWAGVLPGSIYNALRKLERDGYIEIESLEANGNRQKAIYKITESGRKYQIELVKECLTADKIHYPTQLYTGLSFVDQLPLQEAMDDLKKNKEQLEMEYDMLSKGMDSKKKSMGNHIPELTQIIFEHMFETVRSQIELIDKTLTILSRQKDES comes from the coding sequence GTGATTAAGCTTTTAGTTCTGGCTATTTTAAATGTAAAACCCATGTCTGGTTACGATATTAAATCACTATTAGAGATCAGCGATACACAGAGGTGGGCGGGGGTGTTACCTGGATCCATTTACAATGCCCTGCGGAAACTCGAAAGAGATGGCTACATTGAAATCGAGAGTCTCGAAGCTAACGGAAACAGACAAAAGGCCATTTACAAAATAACAGAATCAGGGAGAAAGTACCAAATCGAACTCGTCAAAGAATGTCTAACAGCTGACAAAATTCACTACCCTACGCAGCTTTACACCGGCCTCTCTTTTGTCGACCAGCTTCCTCTGCAAGAAGCAATGGACGACCTGAAAAAAAACAAGGAGCAGCTTGAAATGGAATATGATATGTTAAGTAAGGGGATGGACAGTAAGAAAAAATCAATGGGCAATCATATTCCAGAACTCACGCAAATTATTTTTGAACATATGTTTGAGACGGTCAGGTCTCAAATCGAGCTAATCGATAAAACTCTGACTATCTTGAGTCGGCAAAAAGACGAGTCTTAG
- a CDS encoding zinc-binding dehydrogenase, translating to MKAIKLTGKCEPDDMKPVEVEKPQVKEGYALIRVKAFGVNESEVTSRKGESDSEFSFPRILGIEGVGVIEEVAPTSSLKVGQKVATMMQGLGRAIDGSYAEYMLVKEENLIGIDTDLSWDLVGALPEMLQTAYGSLNKGLQLQEGDVLLIRGGSSTVGLMAASLAKEMGATAIATSRKADKLSLLSEFGADYPVLDNETLSDEIAKIAPNGVDKVLELVGFTTLFQDMSFLRKGGYACFTGALGGQWTLQDFSPYVIPSGTYLTSYGGGVHDLPSHVFNDILQKVENQAIKVPIAQVYHGLEEVGQAHINLESHQFIGKHVVVL from the coding sequence ATGAAAGCTATTAAATTAACCGGAAAATGTGAACCGGATGACATGAAACCAGTAGAAGTTGAGAAACCGCAGGTCAAGGAAGGTTATGCCTTGATTCGTGTCAAAGCCTTTGGCGTTAATGAATCGGAAGTGACCAGTCGCAAAGGAGAATCCGATAGTGAATTTTCTTTCCCTCGTATTTTAGGGATTGAAGGAGTAGGAGTCATTGAAGAAGTAGCTCCTACTAGCTCTCTAAAGGTGGGGCAAAAGGTCGCTACCATGATGCAAGGCTTAGGCCGTGCCATTGATGGTTCTTATGCAGAGTATATGCTGGTCAAGGAAGAAAACTTGATTGGCATAGATACAGACCTGTCTTGGGATCTTGTGGGGGCTTTGCCTGAAATGCTACAAACTGCCTACGGTTCCTTGAACAAAGGTTTGCAACTCCAAGAAGGTGATGTCTTATTGATTCGTGGAGGTTCATCAACTGTTGGCTTGATGGCTGCTAGTCTAGCCAAGGAAATGGGGGCAACTGCTATTGCAACCAGCCGGAAAGCGGATAAATTGTCCTTGTTGAGTGAGTTTGGAGCGGATTATCCTGTTTTGGATAATGAAACCTTATCTGATGAAATCGCAAAGATTGCGCCAAATGGAGTCGATAAGGTTCTGGAATTAGTTGGTTTCACCACCCTCTTCCAAGATATGAGTTTTTTACGCAAAGGAGGTTATGCTTGCTTTACAGGAGCATTAGGAGGCCAATGGACCTTACAAGATTTCTCTCCTTATGTCATTCCATCAGGTACCTATTTGACCAGTTATGGTGGAGGCGTACATGATTTACCAAGTCACGTCTTTAATGACATTCTTCAAAAAGTAGAGAACCAAGCCATCAAAGTGCCAATTGCTCAGGTTTATCACGGTTTGGAGGAAGTTGGACAAGCCCATATCAATTTAGAATCCCATCAATTTATCGGTAAACATGTGGTTGTTTTATAA
- a CDS encoding DUF5131 family protein: protein MHDTWNPWHGCRKVSEGCNNCYMYYLDHLRGKDGRQIYRTKLDFTYPLQKDRQGNYKVKSGEMLRVCMTSDFFLEEADEWREEVWNIIWQRPDVKFWLLTKRPERVRDCLPKDWGDGWENVMLNVSCENQKRADERIPLLLDLPFKHKGIMCAPLLGPIDIKEYLATGQLEQVNCGGENYGGARPCHYEWVKQLSEECRAFDVLFAFVETGTNFVKDGKTYHLPNKRLQSQMAFKSNLSHKGKPIQFKLFDSLGLPLAEEELHKPTFKDRCQECGIRIICNGYDKACDVTRG from the coding sequence ATGCATGACACTTGGAACCCTTGGCACGGCTGTCGTAAAGTCAGTGAGGGTTGTAACAATTGCTACATGTATTATTTGGACCATCTAAGAGGGAAAGACGGCAGACAGATTTACCGAACCAAACTGGATTTTACCTATCCCTTGCAGAAAGATAGGCAGGGAAACTATAAGGTTAAGTCGGGAGAGATGCTCCGTGTCTGTATGACCTCTGACTTTTTCTTAGAAGAGGCAGATGAGTGGAGAGAGGAAGTTTGGAATATAATCTGGCAGCGACCAGATGTCAAATTTTGGCTTTTAACCAAACGTCCTGAGCGCGTACGTGACTGTTTACCCAAAGATTGGGGAGATGGTTGGGAAAATGTCATGCTCAATGTCTCCTGTGAAAATCAAAAGCGGGCTGATGAACGAATCCCTCTTTTACTCGATTTACCCTTCAAGCATAAGGGAATCATGTGCGCCCCACTCTTAGGTCCCATAGACATCAAGGAGTATCTTGCCACCGGGCAATTAGAACAAGTCAATTGTGGAGGCGAAAACTATGGAGGAGCCAGACCCTGTCACTATGAATGGGTCAAACAACTAAGTGAGGAGTGCCGTGCTTTTGATGTCCTCTTTGCTTTCGTTGAAACTGGGACAAACTTTGTCAAAGATGGGAAAACCTATCACCTACCAAATAAACGCCTCCAAAGTCAGATGGCTTTCAAGTCCAACCTCAGTCATAAAGGAAAGCCGATTCAGTTTAAGCTATTTGACAGTCTAGGCTTGCCTTTAGCAGAGGAAGAGTTACATAAACCAACTTTCAAAGATAGATGCCAAGAATGTGGCATTCGGATTATCTGCAATGGCTATGACAAGGCCTGTGATGTGACAAGGGGATAA
- a CDS encoding ABC transporter permease, which translates to MFNVFTISLKNSLKDIVLLFWSICLPLAFIIGLHYFKVTLGADTLFGIITFSIFCQACITQSFSIFSQRKRGVFELLSVTPFSIWKYLSGIVLSQALLASIIALLLLSIEVKLFSLAITFGGILSFVPLFLTEAVLFSLFSFVLSRFPKDEAHLSTFTNLTMFALLLPSSIFWSLDHAPRFVQAISWINPFEWLQKGYRAIFSHEISAYMLAFGLLVTSVLLASWLAQKTFRLKER; encoded by the coding sequence ATGTTTAATGTATTCACCATTTCATTAAAAAACAGCTTAAAGGACATTGTCCTCTTATTCTGGTCGATTTGCCTGCCCTTGGCCTTTATTATCGGACTTCACTATTTTAAAGTCACGCTAGGCGCAGACACTCTCTTTGGTATCATAACCTTTAGTATTTTTTGTCAGGCCTGCATTACACAGTCCTTCTCCATCTTTTCGCAAAGAAAGCGGGGCGTATTTGAATTGCTGTCTGTCACCCCCTTTTCTATCTGGAAGTATCTAAGTGGCATTGTTCTCAGTCAGGCATTGCTGGCCAGTATCATTGCTCTGCTGCTCTTAAGCATTGAGGTTAAATTGTTTTCACTAGCAATAACCTTTGGGGGAATATTGTCCTTCGTTCCTCTATTTTTGACAGAAGCTGTCCTGTTTAGTTTATTTAGCTTTGTCTTGTCACGGTTTCCAAAAGACGAAGCGCACTTAAGTACCTTTACTAACTTAACCATGTTTGCTTTGCTTTTACCAAGTAGTATTTTCTGGTCCTTGGATCATGCTCCCCGATTCGTTCAGGCAATCTCATGGATTAACCCCTTTGAATGGCTCCAAAAAGGTTACCGAGCTATTTTCAGTCATGAAATTTCAGCTTATATGCTCGCCTTTGGTCTACTGGTCACATCTGTTCTCTTAGCGTCATGGCTTGCACAGAAGACATTTCGGTTAAAAGAAAGGTAA
- a CDS encoding ABC transporter ATP-binding protein — MNLIEFHHVYKQFRDRKIIKDMNFTIKENEILALLGKNGAGKTTTIRLLLGIINPDKGQISSGMPDFNKKVGAQLQTTPFFEALNIIDNLKLFATFYAVSLSEDEIEQLLKEHNLYEARKTKAAKLSLGQQKRLAIIITTIHQPDLVILDEPSAGLDPSGQREVQQMIQRLKQDGKTVLFASHDMTEIKNIADRVMFLHEGTILESGDPDELIRNYQVTNLEELFYELTANKEDTHV, encoded by the coding sequence ATGAATCTAATTGAATTTCATCATGTTTACAAGCAGTTTAGAGATCGCAAAATCATCAAGGATATGAACTTTACCATCAAAGAAAATGAGATCCTTGCCCTACTAGGAAAAAACGGAGCTGGGAAAACAACCACCATTCGGCTCCTGCTTGGAATTATTAATCCTGACAAGGGGCAGATCAGCTCTGGAATGCCAGACTTTAATAAAAAGGTTGGCGCCCAGCTGCAGACAACACCCTTCTTTGAAGCGCTGAATATTATTGATAACCTCAAATTATTTGCAACCTTTTACGCTGTTTCTTTGTCTGAAGATGAGATTGAGCAGTTACTAAAAGAACACAATCTCTATGAAGCAAGGAAAACCAAGGCTGCCAAATTGTCACTGGGGCAGCAAAAAAGACTGGCAATTATCATTACCACGATTCACCAGCCAGACTTGGTGATACTGGATGAACCCTCGGCCGGTCTTGACCCAAGCGGACAAAGAGAGGTTCAGCAGATGATTCAACGGTTAAAACAAGATGGAAAGACTGTACTTTTTGCTTCCCATGATATGACTGAAATTAAGAATATAGCCGATCGCGTAATGTTTCTTCACGAAGGAACCATCTTAGAAAGCGGGGATCCCGATGAACTAATTAGAAACTATCAGGTCACGAACCTAGAAGAATTATTCTACGAATTAACAGCCAATAAGGAGGACACTCATGTTTAA
- a CDS encoding DinB family protein, which yields MKTIELAIDTLDRAQERFLETLEIMTVQEANAMPNDLIKSVTWLIWHSSRMLDYQISPLAGLPELYESKGYKERFNLDLPDNTEDWHYTPEEAKKVVVEDKQVLVDYLVESVERAKTYLASVKEADLEDIIDRSWTPAVTRGVRLVSSIDDTIMHSGQAVYSRRLVLGK from the coding sequence ATGAAAACAATTGAACTAGCAATCGATACCTTAGATCGTGCACAAGAGCGTTTTTTGGAAACATTGGAAATAATGACTGTTCAGGAAGCCAATGCCATGCCAAACGATTTAATCAAGTCGGTGACTTGGCTGATTTGGCATAGTAGTCGTATGTTGGATTACCAGATTTCTCCTTTAGCTGGTTTACCAGAACTTTATGAATCCAAAGGCTATAAGGAACGCTTTAACCTTGATTTGCCAGATAATACAGAGGATTGGCATTACACTCCAGAAGAAGCTAAGAAAGTTGTTGTGGAAGATAAGCAAGTTCTAGTGGACTATTTAGTAGAAAGTGTTGAGCGAGCCAAGACTTATTTGGCAAGTGTCAAGGAAGCAGATTTAGAGGATATTATCGATCGCTCTTGGACACCTGCAGTAACCCGAGGCGTCCGTTTGGTGTCCAGCATTGATGACACTATCATGCATTCTGGTCAAGCTGTTTATAGTCGGCGGTTGGTGCTTGGGAAGTAA